The Aythya fuligula isolate bAytFul2 chromosome 18, bAytFul2.pri, whole genome shotgun sequence DNA window GGAGCGGGGACGGCGTCTCTGCCCCGCCGAGGGTGCCCAGAGCCTGGGCTCGCGGGGGTCCCTGGGCTCATCCCCCCCCAGGGCAGGTCGGGCAGCCCCGAGCCGGCCCCTCTGCACCCCGTaggagaggcaggaggcagTTGCTGCACGCTCCATGGGGACGGGGCTGAGCCATGGGGGGACCCTGGGGATGGCACCCCAGGGCCGTGGGGCTGAGCGGGGTGCGGGGCCGGGCACGTGCCCAGGGGTTGCTCCAGCGACAGCTctgcctttctgtttctgttgtaGTGAAACTGCAGCCGTTTCCTTCTGGGACCGGGAAgggcaaaaaagcaaaaacaaaacaaaaaaaaaaataaaaaacaaaacacacacacacacacacacacatacacacccacacaactaaaaaaaaaaaaaaaaaagaaaaacaaaaaaaaaataaaagcaaagcaacaacaaagcaaagagGCAACAACGACGTGAACGTCCCATCCTGTCCACACACATGCACCGAGCGAGCGAGTCCCGGAGGAGCCCGCGGAGCGCACGGACCGGCCGCAtgcacccagcgctgccccCGGCGCAGCCGCTGCCGCCGGGCACGGGGACGGCCGCGGGGCCTCTGGCAGCCCGCGGCACAGGCCCGGGCACCACGTCTTCCTTTCCGCCCGGCGCGGGGTGCCGGCGGAGCGCAGCGGCACGCCGCCCTGCCCACGCTGGGGGTCGCCGGGCTCCGGTGCCCCGGTGCCGGCCGCCAGCGCGTCGAGGGTGCGAGGCCGCGGCTCCCGAGCGGAGCTTTGCTGAGGCGCTGGGCGTTGCAGGGGGACGAGCCTCTGCGTTTTAAAGGGAATTTTTGTTAAGAGGAGCTTGCAACTCGCTTGCGTTCCcgttccccttccctcccctcccgccccaTCCCTGGCGCACCCGGGGCTCCCACCCTGCGGGGAGCGATCCTGACCCACGCCGCCCGCCGGGACCCCTGCGCTGCGCCGGGATGGGGACGCGCGGGGTGCTCGCggccaccccctccccacccgCCCCGCTGCAGGGACCCTGCCGGCCCTCTGCACGGGGTCTCGGCCGTTGCATCGCCCGCAGGGACCGGCCCTGGCCCCGGGGTGGCTCTGCGGCAGCCGGGGTCGGGCGGCACAGGGTGCCACGGAGCCCCCCCCGGTGCAGCCCCATCCCACGCCACGGCCGGGGCGGCCTCGCCGCGCTCAGCCCCCGCCCCACCACCCCGCGTGGCTCCGCCACTCGTCAAACCTCACTTTATAGTCTGCAGACACCCCGATGCTCCAGCAACGAGCTCCCCCTTTTCTATTCCCGGTGTACATAGCCCCCCCACCCTGGCCCGCGCCCCCGCCCCTGTACAAAGCTCCCTCCATCGCTGTACTGGCTTCTTCCTTACAGCAGAGCCCCTGCGCCGGCTGCCGGCACGCAGGCTGGCGCCGGCCCATCCTGTATGCTTCAAAGGTGTGACCATTCTAATAaacagtattattattattattattattattactacaaggattattattattattattgaaattattaataaagatttctttcttcaacCAGGACGACTCCGGTTTTGACTGGGGCGCGCGCATGGGGCACGGGGGGACTGCACCATGCACCCACATCACCCGCTCTGCGGTGGGCAaggggggctctgctggggctcccccccccccagagcaAGGGAGCAGGGTCTCGGAgtggcaggagcacagcccttGCAGTGCTGAGCCCTTCATTTTTCAAACCAtcagataatttatttcagagcaATTCACCCACCGAAGGCGCAGCAGCTTAAACGCTGACATATTAATTTTCCTGAACGGGAGCCAGTATTGTTTGTGGGACTGGGGCCGGTGCTCcaagggagctggggctgcgcGACCCCGCTGTGCGGCACGCTCGGCTACGTCCCTGCCTGCTAATTGCTTGCTCACCAGACTGTGATAAAATAATTGCTGCTAtaaattttctctccttccctgcatAAGATATCCAGGGGAAGCAGCGCGGGTGGAACCgctgcctgccagccctggAGAGAGGGCAGCAAGAGCAAGGCAGAGCCAAGGCAGGGCCGTGcaggggggggggagcagcagctgcctgcagagagcGGCTCCTTGGGGCTGCAAGTGGAGCCcgtgctggcagctctgcaccagcaccagggctgGTCCCCAGTCAGGAGGAGGACTGGGAGCTGTGGGGGGCTCTCAGGGCAGATGCCCCAGCCTGGATGCGCACAGTGACCGGGTGCCCTGAGCTGAGTGGCCCCAAAACTCAGCCTCGATCAACCCTCTCGGCCCCGAGTGGcggctcccccccaccccacagcccaccCGCACGAAGGAGACggaggcagggctgtgccacgCTCGTTTTTAAtgcccagctcagctgctgccgTCAGCCGGCTCGGAGTAGACCAGCACCAGCCGCCCCCAGCGGTCCGGGTCCACGGGCAGCTCGTTGGGCTGCACCGGCTCCACCAGGAGCTCCAGCTGGCAGGActgccccgccgccggccgcggCACCGCCAGCCCCACCACGCGGAACAGGCAGGCGTGcgccagccccaggagctggggctgctgcggCTCATCCCGGCGGCACCGGGTGCCCAGGCTGAGCACACGGAAATGGTTGGCGCGCCCTGGGGGGAAGGCCCAGCGGAGGGTGAGGCTGAGGGAGAGCTGCTGCGCGTCGGGACCCTCCTGCCACCACAGCTGCGAGGCCGTCAGGCTCTGCACCTGTGGCGGGGAGGCTGCCACGCTGGCCGCATCCAGCACCTGCAGAAGGGAGCACAGAGCCATCAGGGGCGGGTGTGAAAGCAGCCGGGCACCCAGCCTGCCCGCGCAGCCTCCCGCTGCAGGGATGTGCGTGGGACACTCACCCGGACCTCCCCCAGGAGGCAGGTAAAGCGCGTCTCCTGCGGGCTGGCCTGCTGGCGGGACACCAGCAGGGAGAGGTCGCGCAGCACGCAGCCTTGCAGCTCCAGCTCGTAGcacctgggagcagaggggcagagctggcgcagggctggggctgcccccgtTCACCCAGAGGCGCAGGGCACCTGCGGGGCACTCACCGGCTGGTCCAGCCCTCGGAGCCGCGGCTGCAGGCAGCGAGCAGCGCGGAGAGGCCGGGTGGAGGTGCCGGGAGGAGCCGGGGGTGGTGTCGGCCGTGGGGCTCTGCGGGAAGGGGAGCGAGGGGCTGAGCCGTGCCCTACAGGGGGCACtgactgcaggcagcacagggcgGTGGGCAGGGTCCTCACCGGGCAGGGGGGTGATGTGGCCCTCGTGGCAGGTATCCGAGTCCCAGGTGGTGAGCTCCAGGGCAACTGTGAATTCGTCACGGTGCGGCCCCTCCATCTTATAGAGCAGGTTCAGGAAGAGCTTGGGGGGCGCCTGCATCTGGAAAGAGAACAGGCTGATGACCCCAAGTCCAcccagagaaagagagagagagagagagagagagaggagagaaagagaagatgcTTTGGGTTAGGTCTGCTGGGCAGCGCCTGCTGGAGCACCCCGTGGCACACTCACCGCGAGGCCCACGGGGCTGGCACGGCTCTGCCCAGGCCTCCGGCTGCTGAGCCAGGCCGGCACGGTGCCAGCGCAGCACTCAGGAGGTGGAAATGGGGCTTTGTCACCCAACTCACCGGATGGCCGTGCGCTCCTCGCCAGCAGGGATGGTCCCCTGCACCCGCAGGGAGCTGCCCCCGCACCAGGcgtcctgcaggcagcagctggtgaGCAGCTGGCCCTCGCTCTCCGTGTAGAGGGGCTGGATCTCCTGAGCACTCAGGTTGTACCAGGGCCCGGGCTCTTCCTCCTGCGGGACGGGGAGCACTGGgtcaggcagggagctgggagcaggacgctgcctccccagctggagcagagccacGGCCCCACACCCCGCACCCACCTTCCCGGTGAGGAACCTGCTGGTGCCCATGCCCAGGCTGAAGGAGGTGGCAAGGGGCAGCGTGCAGATGCTGTGTGTGGGCAGGTAGTCTGCCAGCAAGCCCCAGAACCTGGAGGAAAGGCGGTTGTTAGAGCAGAGACTTGCCTCAGCCGAGGCCTGGGGGCCAGGCAGCCCCTTACGGCCCCGAGCTCCACGGCACCCACATCACCCACCCTGGCTGGCAGCCACAGTCCATCGGCAGCTCTGTCCCACTGCCAGGTGCCCCCCACCCgtgggtgcccccagcccagccctccaCCCagggccagcccctgccccaccaTGCCCGTGCTCACTTGTTCTCGTTCTGCAGGAAGTTCTCTGCCCCGAGGTGCTCATAGACCCAGCCAGGGGCGAAGATGGCCGCGGACAAGCTGTGCTTGCGGATCAGGCTCAGCGACTGCGGAGACAAGCTGTGAGCAACACGGGCACGAGGCGAGATCACCTCGTCACCTGCCccgtcccctctccccccaggtCCCGCTGGCCCTGCAGCGGGGTAGGATCACACCGCAGGAAATCCTGCAGCATCTCCCCCTCCGGGCACTGCAGCACCGCGGTCCCTCCGCTCCCTCCCCGTGCACGCCTCCCAGCCCGGCAGCGCCCAGACTTCACCGCCCCGTCCTGATTTAGCCTGGTACGGCCAAGCCATCGATGCAAGCTCAGAGCCCGGCACCAGGGGGAGACCTGGGATCCCGCTCTGGTCCAGCCTCACCGCACGCACCTTGTGAGAGTCGAAGCCACCACCGACCACATCCCCACGGGCAAAGACATCAACGCCAATGTAGACGTCGGCGTGGCGCTGCCCAGCCAGCCTGCGCGTACGCTCCAGGTGCTCCTCCTTCCAGTTGTAGTTGACGAACAGCCCGTCACAGGCGTCAAAGAACACCCTGGGGACAAGGGGCGGCGTGGGAGGGAGGATGCTGTGCCTGCTCCCCACAGGACACCCCAccgaggggctgtgctggccgtggcctgcccaccccagcccagGACTGAGGTGTGGGGTGGGTTCACGGCACCTCCCCGGGACTGTCCTTGCTCAGGtgaagcagcagggcaggcgTGTGCCCAGCCACTCACCTATTCTGCTCGTTCAGCTCGTTCTGCCATCTCAGCGCGCCGTTCTCCAGGACGCTGTCATACCAAATCACCAGCCCGCCGGGCACGGCGCTGTGCACCTGCGCAGTCAAACGCCGCAGGAAGGGGGACAAATTTTCCACCGCCACCGCCTGGCAGGAGAGAGCAGAGGGCAGCTGGACACGGGCCGGGTACGGGAGCCCTGCACAGGGACCCGCCGGCCACGGGAGCAGCGTGTGAGCCCCGGAGCCGGGGGGGCTGAGCccctgcaggaggcagggagcgggggcaggaggcaggcgGGGTGTGGGTGCTGCTCACGCTCAGCGTGTTCTCAATGTTGATCAGCCACCCGTCGAAGCGGTAGTGCTGGGCGATGCGGGCCAGCTGGTCGCTCACGGCGCCGTACgcttcagccccagcagccaggaacGCCTCGCACAGCTTCTCCCCACCCGTCCACTCCGTGATGAAGGTCCCTGGGGAGGCGGCGAGGGCAGTGTCGCTGCATGCCCCGGTGAACTCACCACGCACCCCGGGGTGCCAGGCCTCGGCACCACATCACCTCGCAGCCGCCAGCCCTTCCCTCACCCAGCACGGGGACACCATTCCGGTGAGCCGCGTTGGTCCAGCACACGGGCGGGATGGTGACGGTGTGGTGGCTGAAGTAGACGAAGATGTCGATGTGCCGCCAGTGGTAGAAGACGTAGGGGTTGCGCGTGGCTGAGCCCTGGATGAacctgcagcagaggaaaga harbors:
- the ENGASE gene encoding cytosolic endo-beta-N-acetylglucosaminidase, with product MAAAAAAQDGPGRRGKRPGAGEAEEERGGRRRRSLQPAAEHRGTTVLHEAISTRPQPLPGEAPLGGGAEPPSGGGGTTPAPLTATARFSPAAARQFDTGTTEPVSFFLSGLEELLAWQPDANDDFNVAAVPLAQRQPPLRSRRPRTLVCHDMRGGYLEDRFIQGSATRNPYVFYHWRHIDIFVYFSHHTVTIPPVCWTNAAHRNGVPVLGTFITEWTGGEKLCEAFLAAGAEAYGAVSDQLARIAQHYRFDGWLINIENTLSAVAVENLSPFLRRLTAQVHSAVPGGLVIWYDSVLENGALRWQNELNEQNRVFFDACDGLFVNYNWKEEHLERTRRLAGQRHADVYIGVDVFARGDVVGGGFDSHKSLSLIRKHSLSAAIFAPGWVYEHLGAENFLQNENKFWGLLADYLPTHSICTLPLATSFSLGMGTSRFLTGKEEEPGPWYNLSAQEIQPLYTESEGQLLTSCCLQDAWCGGSSLRVQGTIPAGEERTAIRLFSFQMQAPPKLFLNLLYKMEGPHRDEFTVALELTTWDSDTCHEGHITPLPEPHGRHHPRLLPAPPPGLSALLAACSRGSEGWTSRCYELELQGCVLRDLSLLVSRQQASPQETRFTCLLGEVRVLDAASVAASPPQVQSLTASQLWWQEGPDAQQLSLSLTLRWAFPPGRANHFRVLSLGTRCRRDEPQQPQLLGLAHACLFRVVGLAVPRPAAGQSCQLELLVEPVQPNELPVDPDRWGRLVLVYSEPADGSS